A genomic window from Brevibacillus agri includes:
- a CDS encoding nucleotide sugar dehydrogenase — translation MRKKVGVVGLGYVGLPVAVAFGEKLPVIGYDVDARRIAALQTGRDETGEHTAEELARTSVTYTDDPARLAECDFIIVTVPTPVDEAKRPDLRALLFASETVGKHMQPGTIVVYESTVYPGATEEVCVPALERSSGKRAGEDFFVGYSPERINPGDRERRLARIVKVVSGQDRATCDEIADMYALVVEAGIHKASSIQVAEAAKVIENTQRDLNIALINELAIIFDRLGIATADVLEAAGTKWNFLRFTPGLVGGHCIGVDPYYLTYKAESVGYHPQVILAGRRINDGMGKFVATSLVKQMIWRHIPIQGSRVTILGMTFKENVPDIRNSRVIDIVHELREFGVEVQVTDDLADSAKTWAEYGIRLRDWDDLQPADALVLAVPHAKYAHLGWEELSSLLHGRCGVIADVKSVLNQKTCPSDIVVWRL, via the coding sequence ATGCGTAAAAAAGTAGGAGTCGTAGGACTCGGGTACGTCGGATTGCCTGTTGCGGTCGCATTTGGGGAAAAGCTGCCTGTGATCGGGTACGATGTGGACGCGAGACGAATCGCTGCGTTGCAGACGGGCCGGGACGAGACGGGGGAACATACGGCGGAGGAGCTGGCGCGCACGAGCGTCACTTACACCGATGATCCCGCCAGGCTTGCGGAGTGCGACTTTATTATCGTCACCGTGCCTACGCCAGTCGATGAGGCCAAACGTCCCGATTTGCGCGCGCTGCTCTTCGCCTCGGAAACGGTCGGGAAGCATATGCAGCCTGGGACGATTGTCGTCTATGAATCGACGGTTTACCCTGGCGCGACAGAGGAAGTGTGCGTGCCAGCGCTGGAGCGCTCGTCCGGGAAGCGCGCAGGCGAAGACTTTTTTGTCGGCTATTCTCCCGAGCGGATCAATCCCGGGGACAGGGAGCGCAGGCTCGCCCGGATCGTCAAGGTCGTCTCCGGCCAGGACAGGGCGACTTGCGACGAGATTGCCGACATGTACGCGCTGGTAGTAGAGGCAGGCATTCATAAAGCGTCCTCCATCCAGGTCGCAGAAGCTGCCAAAGTCATCGAAAACACGCAACGCGATCTGAATATCGCCCTGATTAACGAGCTGGCAATCATTTTTGACCGATTGGGCATCGCGACAGCGGACGTGCTGGAAGCGGCCGGAACGAAGTGGAACTTCCTTCGGTTTACGCCAGGGCTGGTCGGCGGCCATTGCATCGGAGTCGATCCGTACTATTTGACCTATAAGGCCGAGAGCGTCGGCTATCATCCGCAGGTCATCCTGGCGGGACGCCGCATTAACGATGGCATGGGAAAATTCGTCGCCACTTCCCTGGTCAAGCAGATGATCTGGCGCCATATCCCGATTCAAGGCTCGCGGGTGACGATTTTGGGGATGACCTTCAAGGAAAATGTCCCGGATATTCGCAACAGCCGGGTCATTGATATCGTCCACGAGCTGCGGGAGTTCGGGGTCGAGGTGCAGGTGACGGACGATCTGGCGGACTCGGCGAAGACGTGGGCGGAGTACGGCATCAGGCTTCGGGATTGGGACGATTTGCAGCCCGCCGACGCACTGGTTCTGGCCGTTCCGCACGCGAAGTACGCGCATCTTGGCTGGGAGGAACTGTCGTCTTTGCTGCACGGAAGGTGCGGCGTGATCGCGGATGTGAAAAGCGTGCTGAATCAAAAAACATGCCCGTCTGACATCGTTGTCTGGCGTTTGTAG
- a CDS encoding polysaccharide biosynthesis protein translates to MSYRKRRFWLSLSDAGIISIAVWLACLVRFDFSLAEIGDYQPMYLIIGHVLFVLAGMHVAELYRPVYRYVSANELVSIVKATSLSILALSFVLNNVGHWLFLSVRFPLSLFLLTWTFVLAGITGLRFVWKWWNEEREKRSQDRRRTLIVGAGSAGVLVAREMRRSPLSEQRPIAFVDDEPSKQNLRVYGLPVVGKREDIPRIVQRQAISDIVIAMPSASRQTIREIFDICKTTKASVKILPHVSDILSGKISMNMIRNVRLEDLLGREPVEINLEEITGYLRQQVVLVTGAGGSIGSELCRQIARFGPAKLLLLGNEENGIFEISLELGRLFPELPTISLIADIRDRQRIAAIMSEYRPSVIFHAAAHKHVPLMEQNPSEALKNNVLGTKNVAECALEAGAKHFILISTDKAVNPTSMMGATKRIAEMLIQGYNRFGHTRFAAVRFGNVLGSRGSVVPIFLDQIQAGGPVTITHPDMERFFMTIPEAAQLVIQAGALAHGGEIFVLDMGKPVKIVDMAMDLIRLAGLEPEKDIPVVYTGIRSGEKLYEELLTAEEGLTSTCHDRIFIGKPLDFSWSELLTAISRLEQLAKNGGMIEDASTIIEILQGIIPNYQSSSQPKEEAKPVPYSVATG, encoded by the coding sequence ATGAGCTACCGGAAGAGAAGATTCTGGTTAAGCTTATCGGACGCAGGAATTATCAGTATAGCTGTATGGCTGGCCTGCCTGGTTCGATTTGATTTTTCACTTGCGGAAATAGGCGATTATCAGCCGATGTATCTGATAATCGGACATGTACTGTTCGTTTTGGCGGGGATGCACGTGGCCGAGTTGTACCGTCCCGTCTACCGCTACGTCAGCGCAAACGAGCTTGTTTCGATTGTCAAGGCGACGAGCCTGTCTATCCTTGCGCTCAGCTTCGTTTTGAACAACGTGGGACATTGGCTGTTTTTGTCCGTCCGTTTTCCGCTCTCGCTGTTTTTGCTTACGTGGACGTTCGTGCTGGCGGGAATTACGGGCTTGCGCTTCGTCTGGAAGTGGTGGAACGAGGAGCGGGAAAAAAGAAGCCAGGACCGCAGGCGGACACTGATCGTCGGAGCGGGCAGCGCAGGCGTGCTGGTCGCTCGCGAGATGAGGCGGTCGCCTCTGTCCGAGCAGCGGCCGATCGCGTTCGTTGATGACGAGCCGAGCAAGCAAAACTTGCGCGTGTACGGCTTGCCCGTCGTCGGAAAAAGAGAGGACATCCCCCGCATCGTGCAGCGGCAGGCCATTTCGGATATCGTCATCGCCATGCCGTCCGCTTCCCGGCAGACGATCCGCGAAATTTTTGACATTTGCAAAACGACGAAAGCGAGCGTCAAAATTTTGCCGCACGTCTCCGATATTCTCAGCGGCAAAATCAGCATGAACATGATTCGCAACGTCAGGCTGGAGGATTTGCTGGGACGCGAGCCAGTGGAGATCAACCTGGAGGAAATCACCGGCTATTTGCGGCAGCAGGTCGTGCTCGTCACAGGGGCCGGGGGCTCGATCGGCTCGGAGCTATGCCGCCAGATCGCCCGCTTCGGCCCGGCGAAGCTGCTTTTGCTCGGGAATGAGGAAAACGGCATTTTTGAAATCAGCCTGGAACTGGGGCGGCTGTTTCCCGAGCTGCCTACGATCAGCCTGATTGCGGATATTCGCGACCGGCAGCGAATAGCTGCGATCATGAGCGAGTACCGCCCGTCCGTCATTTTTCATGCGGCCGCCCACAAGCACGTGCCGCTGATGGAGCAAAACCCGAGCGAGGCGTTGAAAAACAATGTGTTGGGAACGAAAAATGTCGCGGAGTGCGCGCTGGAAGCGGGAGCGAAGCATTTTATCCTGATCTCGACCGACAAGGCGGTGAATCCGACTTCCATGATGGGCGCCACCAAGCGCATCGCCGAGATGCTGATCCAGGGCTACAACCGTTTCGGGCATACCCGCTTTGCTGCCGTTCGCTTCGGCAACGTGCTCGGGAGCAGAGGCAGCGTCGTCCCGATTTTCCTCGATCAGATTCAGGCGGGCGGTCCGGTGACGATCACCCATCCGGACATGGAACGGTTTTTCATGACGATTCCCGAAGCGGCCCAGTTAGTGATTCAGGCCGGAGCGCTGGCGCACGGCGGAGAGATTTTCGTGCTCGACATGGGCAAGCCCGTCAAGATTGTCGATATGGCGATGGACCTGATCCGCCTGGCAGGTTTGGAGCCGGAAAAAGATATCCCGGTTGTGTACACGGGAATCCGTTCAGGCGAAAAGCTGTATGAAGAACTGTTGACCGCAGAAGAAGGGCTGACCTCTACTTGCCACGACCGAATTTTCATCGGCAAGCCGCTCGACTTTTCCTGGAGCGAGCTGTTGACGGCCATTTCCCGCCTGGAGCAGCTTGCGAAAAATGGCGGGATGATCGAGGACGCTTCCACGATCATCGAAATATTGCAAGGAATCATTCCTAATTATCAATCTTCCTCCCAGCCGAAAGAAGAGGCAAAGCCCGTGCCGTATTCGGTAGCGACAGGATGA
- a CDS encoding LCP family protein, whose protein sequence is MTRTKRAARKKKWRRLLLLGGIACLLAVGGYGAYVYVSLQETAKSMYVPIRTQKSLASSAPPASSGQQPLHRQAQSSLPQQESVPAEAQEPFTVLLLGIDERENDKGRSDVILVLTVNPQAKSALLVSIPRDTRTQMAQTKTMDKINHAYAFGGLQQAVDTVEQFIATPVDYVVAANMEGFAGIIDTLGGVEVDNQLAFTYADYHFPLGPIQLDGKQALVYARMRYEDPRGDLGRNERQQLILKALMQKKAALASPATLNGVLETMAKYVKTNMTFADMKRLVQNYSTAVSSVETIRMEGKGQLINGIYYYIVSPEERKKLIERLSAFRKLAEPAHSQLPNQVSDSLEGRRGEQNE, encoded by the coding sequence ATGACGAGGACGAAGAGGGCAGCACGGAAAAAGAAGTGGAGACGTCTGCTGCTGCTCGGAGGGATCGCTTGCCTGCTCGCCGTGGGAGGGTACGGGGCATATGTGTACGTGTCGCTGCAAGAGACGGCGAAGAGCATGTACGTCCCGATCCGGACGCAAAAGTCGCTGGCGTCTTCCGCGCCCCCGGCATCGTCTGGGCAGCAGCCGTTGCACAGGCAGGCGCAGTCCTCGCTTCCGCAGCAGGAGTCAGTGCCAGCGGAAGCGCAGGAGCCGTTCACGGTGCTGCTGCTCGGGATCGACGAGCGGGAAAACGACAAGGGGCGCTCGGATGTCATTCTCGTGCTGACGGTCAATCCGCAGGCAAAGTCGGCGCTTTTGGTCAGCATCCCGCGCGATACGCGCACGCAGATGGCCCAGACGAAGACGATGGATAAAATCAACCACGCCTACGCTTTTGGCGGGCTGCAGCAGGCAGTGGACACGGTGGAGCAATTCATCGCGACTCCCGTTGATTATGTCGTGGCAGCGAATATGGAAGGCTTTGCCGGGATTATTGATACATTGGGCGGCGTCGAGGTAGACAACCAGCTCGCCTTCACCTACGCAGACTACCACTTCCCGCTCGGCCCCATCCAGTTGGACGGCAAGCAGGCGCTCGTCTATGCGCGCATGCGCTACGAGGACCCGCGCGGCGATCTCGGCAGAAACGAGCGGCAGCAGTTGATTTTGAAAGCGCTGATGCAAAAGAAGGCGGCTTTGGCGTCTCCCGCCACGTTGAACGGAGTGCTGGAAACGATGGCCAAATACGTGAAGACGAACATGACGTTTGCCGACATGAAAAGGCTCGTCCAGAACTACAGCACAGCCGTATCGAGCGTGGAGACGATCCGCATGGAAGGAAAGGGCCAGCTCATCAACGGGATCTACTACTATATCGTCAGCCCGGAAGAGCGAAAAAAGCTGATCGAGCGACTGTCCGCTTTTCGCAAGCTGGCGGAGCCGGCCCACAGTCAACTGCCGAACCAAGTTAGTGACAGCCTGGAGGGGCGAAGGGGGGAGCAAAATGAATGA
- a CDS encoding YveK family protein — MNETVNLREILLVLSKRWVVILLVTSIFTIGTALVSVFLLTPIYQAKTEILVNRSLNSNPEGVLSVAEIDSNLKLIETYRVIIESPRVMERVVESLGQGASMEALLLHTKVEPVKDSQVISITVEDPDQARAVLIANTIATTFQEEVVKMLSMNNVHILAEARHNPAAKPVSPKPLLNSIIGFVLGLASSIGVVFFMEHLDTRLRSEKEVEEYLGLPVLATIAVIDKKSKKHFRQKRVEEVRGEYEKAEA, encoded by the coding sequence ATGAATGAAACCGTGAATCTGCGGGAAATATTGCTGGTCTTGTCCAAACGCTGGGTCGTGATCTTGCTGGTTACTTCTATTTTTACGATCGGGACGGCACTCGTCAGCGTCTTTCTGTTGACGCCGATCTATCAGGCCAAGACAGAAATTTTGGTGAATCGCTCCTTGAACTCGAATCCGGAAGGGGTATTGTCCGTAGCCGAGATTGATTCCAACCTGAAGCTGATCGAGACGTACCGGGTCATCATCGAAAGCCCGCGGGTGATGGAGCGGGTCGTGGAATCGCTCGGACAAGGGGCGAGCATGGAGGCGCTCTTGCTGCACACGAAAGTAGAGCCTGTCAAAGATTCGCAGGTGATTTCCATTACGGTGGAAGACCCCGATCAGGCGCGAGCCGTGCTGATCGCCAATACGATTGCCACGACCTTTCAGGAAGAAGTCGTCAAAATGCTGAGCATGAACAACGTGCACATTCTCGCAGAGGCGCGCCATAACCCGGCGGCCAAACCCGTCAGTCCCAAGCCGCTGCTCAACTCGATCATCGGCTTCGTGCTCGGGCTGGCGTCTTCCATCGGCGTTGTGTTTTTCATGGAGCATCTCGATACCCGGCTGCGCTCGGAAAAGGAAGTGGAGGAGTATTTGGGACTGCCTGTGCTCGCCACGATTGCCGTCATTGACAAGAAGTCGAAAAAGCATTTTCGGCAAAAAAGGGTGGAGGAGGTGAGAGGCGAGTATGAGAAGGCAGAAGCCTGA
- a CDS encoding CpsD/CapB family tyrosine-protein kinase, with the protein MRRQKPDDRYQKLIAHWEPLSPLVEGYRTLKLNILFSTQGQKLQTILVSSPGASEGKTVTAANLSLMMAKDRRKTVLIDFDLRNPRIHFTFEMPNLYGVSSYMSGMCQFSDIVQDSGVPHLSIITAGPIPHSPAELLGTPRLLELLERLRSNFDVVIVDSPPLIVSDAMVLARETDGCVLVVDASKTKRDPAVRAVEQLKTAGANLLGVVLNNKKLGKREGYYGYGYME; encoded by the coding sequence ATGAGAAGGCAGAAGCCTGACGATCGCTATCAAAAGCTGATCGCTCACTGGGAGCCGCTCTCCCCGCTGGTGGAAGGCTACCGGACCTTGAAGCTCAACATTTTGTTTTCCACGCAAGGGCAGAAGCTGCAGACGATTTTGGTCAGCAGTCCGGGCGCATCAGAAGGCAAGACGGTCACGGCGGCCAACCTGTCGCTGATGATGGCAAAAGATCGGCGCAAGACGGTCCTGATCGATTTCGACCTGCGCAATCCCCGTATCCACTTCACGTTTGAGATGCCGAATCTGTACGGGGTCAGCTCCTATATGAGCGGCATGTGCCAGTTTTCCGACATCGTCCAGGACTCCGGCGTGCCCCACCTGTCCATCATCACCGCGGGGCCGATTCCGCACAGTCCGGCGGAGCTTCTGGGAACGCCGCGCCTGCTGGAGTTGCTGGAGAGGCTGCGCAGCAATTTTGACGTGGTGATCGTGGACAGTCCTCCGCTGATCGTGAGTGACGCGATGGTGCTGGCCCGGGAAACAGACGGGTGCGTGCTCGTGGTCGATGCCAGCAAGACGAAGCGGGACCCGGCGGTTCGCGCGGTCGAGCAGTTGAAAACGGCTGGCGCCAACCTGCTCGGAGTCGTGCTGAACAACAAAAAACTGGGGAAGCGGGAAGGCTACTACGGTTATGGCTACATGGAATAG
- a CDS encoding flippase, translating into MNALKLVWHKQLAKVRGNRDVHEVLHGSAITFLFRLFGFVLLYTLQLFIAREYGAGNLGVYSLAITLLNIGMVLALFGTDTAIIRLLAEYRAQGALAKIRQLFGKVALWTFLPSLLLSGLFYLFAEHISRYVFAGELPAGTLRVIAWMLPFVSLGRLYASAFRALHRVTASVIVDTVGMRFLHLLFLLIALPLFAPTSQLLIGLLAAAVMLNTLYGMAKWHVLSRDFRAGVQPLEQEAGPAISFRALCTMALPMYLSASMELVMSWTDTIMLGIFTDAETVGVYSVVIRLSMVTSFALISINTMLSPKFSEIYARGDLDGLRKMIAFANRLIFFASAPINLLVAIFAAPLLGLFGEEFAASSLVLVILCLGQFINFSSGSVIPLLTMTGHQKTARNILVFSALLNICGNGLLIPWLGITGAAIATAISLSCRDICASYWAYRYFGFRTWYIPFFSEKNSVLLRRRGHEEGGLR; encoded by the coding sequence ATGAATGCCCTCAAGTTAGTCTGGCACAAGCAACTGGCCAAAGTGCGCGGCAACCGGGATGTACACGAAGTGCTGCACGGTTCTGCGATTACGTTTTTGTTTCGGCTGTTCGGGTTCGTCCTGCTCTATACGCTGCAGTTGTTTATCGCAAGAGAGTACGGGGCGGGCAATCTGGGCGTCTATTCGCTTGCGATCACCCTGCTTAATATCGGGATGGTGCTGGCGCTGTTTGGCACCGACACGGCGATTATCCGCCTGCTGGCCGAGTACCGCGCGCAAGGAGCGCTGGCAAAGATTCGGCAGCTTTTTGGCAAGGTGGCGCTTTGGACGTTTCTGCCTTCGCTGTTGTTGTCCGGGCTGTTCTACTTGTTTGCGGAGCACATCTCCCGCTACGTGTTTGCAGGCGAGCTGCCCGCCGGGACACTGCGGGTCATCGCCTGGATGCTGCCGTTCGTCTCGCTCGGCAGACTGTACGCCTCGGCTTTTCGCGCGCTGCACCGCGTGACCGCGTCCGTGATCGTCGACACCGTCGGCATGCGCTTTTTGCACCTTCTGTTTCTGCTTATCGCCCTGCCTTTGTTCGCTCCGACCTCGCAGCTTCTGATCGGCTTGCTCGCAGCAGCCGTCATGTTGAACACGCTGTACGGTATGGCGAAGTGGCATGTTTTGTCCCGGGACTTTCGGGCGGGCGTACAGCCGCTGGAGCAGGAGGCAGGTCCGGCAATCAGCTTCCGCGCGCTTTGCACGATGGCGCTTCCGATGTATTTGAGCGCCTCCATGGAGCTGGTGATGAGCTGGACAGACACGATCATGCTCGGAATTTTCACGGACGCGGAGACAGTCGGGGTGTACAGTGTCGTCATTCGGCTCTCGATGGTGACGAGCTTCGCGCTCATTTCGATCAACACGATGCTTTCGCCGAAATTTTCGGAGATTTACGCCCGCGGCGATCTGGACGGGCTGAGGAAAATGATTGCGTTTGCCAATCGGCTCATTTTCTTCGCGTCTGCGCCGATCAATTTGCTCGTCGCCATTTTCGCCGCGCCGCTGCTCGGGCTGTTTGGCGAAGAGTTCGCAGCAAGCAGTCTCGTCCTGGTCATCCTCTGTCTGGGACAGTTCATCAACTTTTCCTCGGGCAGCGTGATCCCGCTCTTGACCATGACAGGACATCAGAAGACGGCGCGTAATATTCTCGTTTTTTCCGCCTTGCTGAACATTTGCGGAAACGGCCTGCTGATCCCCTGGCTCGGCATTACGGGAGCAGCCATCGCTACTGCGATCAGTTTAAGCTGCCGGGACATTTGCGCTTCGTATTGGGCTTATCGGTATTTCGGGTTTCGCACGTGGTATATTCCGTTCTTCTCTGAAAAAAATTCCGTCTTGCTACGAAGACGAGGTCATGAAGAAGGTGGCTTACGGTGA
- a CDS encoding CDP-alcohol phosphatidyltransferase family protein, translated as MKEDLYPSMFWDSEKIRKYRIQVQKPWVREEFWSYYFSRRISIYVSLFLSKKQRVSPNAITLAGIAAGLIAAAAFMYGSAAAFLIGCFFYQMCYLADCVDGEVARMNNQSSRGGVWLDIGLNYSLYLVSFAVIYGVAKSQPTLGPYLIYLILFTIFTEILATNGSDLAFGQGKISHETVSMRKRSKWVDAGVFLFLTQTGFQSGVLIAAVMWAISGQHQFLDLWTAYHLLIGLLRALYKLKLNVKYVTASRQEGGGSK; from the coding sequence GTGAAAGAAGACTTGTATCCGAGCATGTTTTGGGACAGCGAGAAGATTCGGAAATACCGGATTCAGGTGCAAAAGCCATGGGTTCGCGAGGAATTTTGGTCGTACTACTTTTCCAGGCGCATTTCCATCTACGTGAGCCTGTTTTTGTCGAAAAAGCAGCGCGTCTCGCCGAATGCCATCACGCTTGCGGGAATCGCTGCCGGCCTGATCGCTGCTGCGGCCTTCATGTACGGATCGGCGGCTGCCTTTTTAATCGGTTGTTTTTTTTATCAGATGTGCTATCTCGCTGACTGTGTGGACGGGGAAGTCGCCCGCATGAACAACCAAAGCAGCAGGGGCGGCGTCTGGCTGGATATCGGGCTGAACTACTCGCTGTATCTCGTTTCGTTCGCGGTGATCTACGGGGTCGCCAAAAGCCAGCCGACGCTCGGGCCTTATTTGATCTACTTGATCCTGTTTACGATTTTTACGGAAATTTTGGCGACGAATGGCTCGGATCTCGCCTTTGGCCAGGGGAAAATCTCGCACGAAACCGTCTCCATGCGCAAGCGCAGCAAGTGGGTCGATGCCGGAGTCTTTTTGTTTCTCACCCAGACAGGCTTCCAGAGCGGGGTGCTGATCGCAGCCGTGATGTGGGCAATTAGCGGCCAGCATCAGTTTCTCGATTTGTGGACGGCCTACCATCTGCTGATCGGACTTCTCCGCGCGCTTTACAAGCTGAAGCTGAACGTCAAATACGTCACGGCATCGAGGCAAGAGGGAGGGGGAAGCAAATGA
- a CDS encoding NTP transferase domain-containing protein, whose translation MKALLMAAGLGSRISGQIDGSPKCTVDIGNKALIENTISELKRKGIDEIAIVVGYRAHVITSLLGSENIRFFHNPFYDRTNSIASLWFAREFLTGSDCLLLNADVYFEEKVLDVVLQETRSPVMFADPSRRAEGDYKFGYAHGLLHKHGKELPLEETTGEYIGIARLHQEFLPLFLERLQRLILEAARFMVGERALLLFGRKRRACGANSAGAVLGRG comes from the coding sequence ATGAAGGCTCTGCTCATGGCGGCGGGACTCGGCTCGCGAATCAGCGGGCAAATTGACGGAAGTCCCAAGTGCACGGTTGATATCGGGAACAAGGCGTTGATCGAGAATACGATCTCGGAGCTGAAGCGAAAAGGAATCGACGAGATCGCCATCGTGGTCGGGTATCGCGCCCATGTCATCACCAGTCTGCTCGGCAGCGAGAACATTCGCTTTTTCCACAATCCGTTTTACGACCGCACGAACAGTATCGCCTCGCTCTGGTTCGCCCGCGAGTTTCTCACGGGCAGCGACTGTCTGTTGCTCAACGCGGATGTTTATTTTGAAGAAAAAGTGCTGGACGTCGTGTTGCAGGAGACGAGAAGTCCGGTCATGTTCGCGGACCCTTCGCGCAGGGCAGAGGGCGATTACAAATTCGGCTATGCACACGGCCTGCTGCACAAGCACGGAAAAGAGCTGCCTCTGGAAGAAACGACAGGCGAATACATCGGCATCGCCCGGCTGCATCAGGAGTTTTTGCCGCTGTTCCTGGAGCGTCTGCAACGTTTGATTCTGGAGGCAGCACGATTTATGGTGGGAGAACGTGCTTTACTCCTTTTTGGGCGAAAGAGACGTGCATGTGGCGCAAATTCCGCCGGGGCTGTTTTGGGCAGAGGTTGA
- a CDS encoding O-antigen ligase family protein, whose translation MGGLQAHSSFHESSGPYVRMGNVKLSLDKVLLFLYVLLKPFYLFPSGNPQIADFIMLVLIAYTFLFRVNQLQRKYLFFVLLTLAFLYDILLVNGLWAIALGGAMEVFESTKWYWYNGAVLLTVVVLGQLEPRAYAQWLFWSVACSLAVQTLALLLGLAPGEHDFRQSLFFNNPNQLGYFGLLCLGICLFCARFFPVRAIYLFMVIGCSLSVIAASLSKAAIVSAVLMYLAFLFVSSKERTGLFWKNVVCVLACFFLLFCVSLYTNENVLHDATMYTQVKERLETLGEDSDDNLASRGYDRIANHPAYMFFGAGEGQYERFESSIALELHSTVANLFFSYGLVGTLLFFLLLYAGVRGHRLYAWYPLFFQIVYGLTHNGIRETLFWILLALYCVTAGMSSGSIKNGGDLHGKNFANMRN comes from the coding sequence ATGGGGGGATTACAAGCGCATTCTTCATTTCACGAATCATCTGGCCCATATGTGAGGATGGGCAACGTGAAGCTCTCGCTGGACAAGGTTCTTCTGTTCCTCTACGTACTGCTGAAGCCCTTCTACCTCTTCCCGAGCGGCAACCCGCAAATAGCGGATTTTATCATGCTGGTGCTCATTGCCTACACCTTTTTGTTTCGCGTCAACCAGTTGCAGCGCAAGTATTTGTTTTTCGTCCTGCTGACGCTCGCGTTTTTGTACGATATTTTGCTGGTCAACGGCCTGTGGGCGATTGCGCTGGGCGGCGCCATGGAAGTGTTCGAGTCCACGAAATGGTACTGGTACAACGGGGCCGTCCTGCTGACCGTCGTCGTCTTGGGCCAGCTCGAGCCGCGCGCATATGCGCAATGGCTGTTCTGGTCCGTCGCTTGCTCGCTCGCGGTCCAGACGCTTGCGCTCTTGCTCGGGCTGGCGCCTGGGGAGCATGACTTCCGCCAGTCGCTGTTTTTCAACAATCCGAACCAGCTCGGGTACTTCGGCCTGCTCTGCCTGGGGATTTGCCTGTTTTGTGCGCGGTTCTTTCCCGTCCGAGCCATCTATTTGTTTATGGTCATCGGCTGCTCGTTGAGCGTGATCGCCGCTTCCTTGTCCAAGGCGGCGATTGTAAGTGCGGTCTTGATGTACCTGGCCTTTCTGTTCGTCTCGTCGAAGGAGCGGACGGGGCTGTTCTGGAAAAACGTCGTCTGCGTGCTCGCCTGCTTTTTTCTGCTTTTTTGCGTCTCTTTGTACACGAATGAAAACGTGCTGCACGATGCGACGATGTACACGCAAGTCAAGGAGCGGCTGGAAACGTTGGGAGAGGACTCCGACGACAACCTGGCGTCAAGAGGCTACGACCGGATCGCGAACCATCCCGCGTACATGTTTTTCGGGGCAGGCGAAGGGCAGTACGAGCGGTTTGAAAGCAGCATCGCCCTCGAATTGCACTCCACGGTCGCCAATCTGTTTTTCTCGTATGGCCTCGTGGGAACGCTGCTGTTTTTCCTGCTCTTGTACGCCGGGGTGCGCGGTCATCGGCTCTACGCCTGGTATCCGCTGTTTTTTCAAATCGTGTACGGTTTGACGCACAACGGAATCCGGGAGACGCTGTTCTGGATATTGCTGGCGCTCTATTGTGTGACAGCCGGGATGAGTTCTGGCTCAATCAAAAATGGCGGTGACCTGCATGGGAAAAATTTTGCAAATATGCGCAATTGA